A single region of the Gossypium arboreum isolate Shixiya-1 chromosome 12, ASM2569848v2, whole genome shotgun sequence genome encodes:
- the LOC108479583 gene encoding glutamate decarboxylase-like isoform X1, translating into MVLTTTNPAPKQFVESSTFASRYVRQPLPRFQMPETSMPKEAAYQVITDELMLDGNPRLNLASFVTTWMEPECDKLMMASINKNYVDMDEYPVTTELQNRCVNMIANLFNAPIGSGEAAVGVGTVGSSEAIMLAGLAFKRKWQQKMKSQGKPYDKPNIVTGANVQVCWEKFARYFEVELKEVKLKEGYYVMDPVKAVEMVDENTICVAAILGSTLTGEFENVKLLNELLTKKNKETGWDTPIHVDAASGGFIAPFVYPKIEWDFRLPLVKSINVSGHKYGLVYAGIGWVVWRSKEDLPDDLVFHINYLGSDQPTFTLNFSKGSSQIIAQYYQLIRLGFEGYKSIMENCIGNARILKEGIEKTGRFEVVSKDVGVPLVAFALKDSTKYTVFQISDALRKFGWIVPAYTMPADAEHIAVLRVVVREDFSCSLAERLISHIQEVLKELDSLPSRIVKDSHVVTVAKEVVGENKDAEAAKMGDRKIQEKVTKQWRHFVKTKKTGVC; encoded by the exons ATGGTGCTCACAACCACGAACCCGGCGCCGAAGCAGTTTGTTGAATCCAGTACCTTTGCTTCCAGATATGTCCGCCAACCTCTTCCCAG GTTCCAGATGCCAGAAACTTCAATGCCCAAGGAAGCAGCCTATCAAGTAATAACTGATGAACTGATGCTTGATGGAAATCCCAGGTTGAACTTAGCATCATTTGTGACCACATGGATGGAACCCGAGTGCGATAAACTCATGATGGCTTCGATAAACAAGAACTACGTCGACATGGACGAATACCCTGTCACCACTGAGCTTCAG AATCGATGTGTAAACATGATAGCAAACTTATTTAATGCCCCTATCGGGAGCGGTGAAGCCGCGGTTGGTGTCGGGACAGTTGGTTCCTCTGAGGCAATAATGCTGGCAGGATTAGCCTTTAAAAGGAAGTGGCAACAAAAGATGAAATCACAGGGAAAACCGTATGATAAGCCTAACATAGTCACCGGAGCGAATGTGCAG GTTTGTTGGGAGAAGTTTGCGAGGTATTTCGAGGTTGAATTGAAGGAAGTGAAGTTGAAAGAGGGATACTATGTGATGGACCCTGTGAAAGCGGTTGAAATGGTTGACGAGAATACCATATGTGTTGCAGCAATTCTCGGATCCACCCTAACAGGGGAGTTTGAGAATGTGAAGCTCCTTAATGAACTTCTCACCAAGAAGAATAAGGAAACCGGTTGGGATACCCCAATACATGTGGATGCTGCTAGTGGAGGGTTCATTGCTCCCTTTGTTTACCCGAAAATCGAATGGGATTTCCGCCTGCCGTTAGTAAAAAGCATCAATGTCAGTGGGCACAAGTATGGCCTTGTATATGCTGGTATCGGTTGGGTCGTGTGGAGAAGCAAGGAGGATTTGCCAGACGATCTCGTATTTCACATCAACTACCTTGGATCCGATCAGCCCACATTCACCTTAAACTTCTCTAAAg GCTCTAGTCAAATCATAGCTCAATATTATCAGCTTATTCGGCTCGGTTTTGAG GGATACAAGAGTATCATGGAAAACTGCATCGGGAATGCAAGAATCCTGAAGGAAGGGATAGAAAAAACGGGACGATTCGAAGTCGTCTCCAAAGACGTGGGCGTTCCCCTCGTGGCTTTTGCTCTAAAAGACAGCACTAAATACACGGTGTTTCAAATATCCGATGCCTTGAGGAAGTTCGGGTGGATCGTCCCTGCATACACGATGCCTGCAGATGCCGAACACATCGCAGTCCTGCGCGTGGTTGTTAGGGAAGACTTCAGTTGTAGCTTGGCCGAGAGGCTTATCTCGCACATTCAAGAGGTGTTGAAGGAACTCGACTCGCTTCCGAGTCGAATCGTGAAAGATTCTCACGTTGTCACCGTCGCGAAAGAAGTGGTAGGGGAGAACAAAGATGCGGAGGCAGCTAAAATGGGTGATAGAAAGATTCAAGAAAAGGTTACTAAGCAATGGAGGCATTTTGTGAAAACTAAGAAGACGGGTGTGTGTTAA
- the LOC108479583 gene encoding glutamate decarboxylase-like isoform X2 — translation MPETSMPKEAAYQVITDELMLDGNPRLNLASFVTTWMEPECDKLMMASINKNYVDMDEYPVTTELQNRCVNMIANLFNAPIGSGEAAVGVGTVGSSEAIMLAGLAFKRKWQQKMKSQGKPYDKPNIVTGANVQVCWEKFARYFEVELKEVKLKEGYYVMDPVKAVEMVDENTICVAAILGSTLTGEFENVKLLNELLTKKNKETGWDTPIHVDAASGGFIAPFVYPKIEWDFRLPLVKSINVSGHKYGLVYAGIGWVVWRSKEDLPDDLVFHINYLGSDQPTFTLNFSKGSSQIIAQYYQLIRLGFEGYKSIMENCIGNARILKEGIEKTGRFEVVSKDVGVPLVAFALKDSTKYTVFQISDALRKFGWIVPAYTMPADAEHIAVLRVVVREDFSCSLAERLISHIQEVLKELDSLPSRIVKDSHVVTVAKEVVGENKDAEAAKMGDRKIQEKVTKQWRHFVKTKKTGVC, via the exons ATGCCAGAAACTTCAATGCCCAAGGAAGCAGCCTATCAAGTAATAACTGATGAACTGATGCTTGATGGAAATCCCAGGTTGAACTTAGCATCATTTGTGACCACATGGATGGAACCCGAGTGCGATAAACTCATGATGGCTTCGATAAACAAGAACTACGTCGACATGGACGAATACCCTGTCACCACTGAGCTTCAG AATCGATGTGTAAACATGATAGCAAACTTATTTAATGCCCCTATCGGGAGCGGTGAAGCCGCGGTTGGTGTCGGGACAGTTGGTTCCTCTGAGGCAATAATGCTGGCAGGATTAGCCTTTAAAAGGAAGTGGCAACAAAAGATGAAATCACAGGGAAAACCGTATGATAAGCCTAACATAGTCACCGGAGCGAATGTGCAG GTTTGTTGGGAGAAGTTTGCGAGGTATTTCGAGGTTGAATTGAAGGAAGTGAAGTTGAAAGAGGGATACTATGTGATGGACCCTGTGAAAGCGGTTGAAATGGTTGACGAGAATACCATATGTGTTGCAGCAATTCTCGGATCCACCCTAACAGGGGAGTTTGAGAATGTGAAGCTCCTTAATGAACTTCTCACCAAGAAGAATAAGGAAACCGGTTGGGATACCCCAATACATGTGGATGCTGCTAGTGGAGGGTTCATTGCTCCCTTTGTTTACCCGAAAATCGAATGGGATTTCCGCCTGCCGTTAGTAAAAAGCATCAATGTCAGTGGGCACAAGTATGGCCTTGTATATGCTGGTATCGGTTGGGTCGTGTGGAGAAGCAAGGAGGATTTGCCAGACGATCTCGTATTTCACATCAACTACCTTGGATCCGATCAGCCCACATTCACCTTAAACTTCTCTAAAg GCTCTAGTCAAATCATAGCTCAATATTATCAGCTTATTCGGCTCGGTTTTGAG GGATACAAGAGTATCATGGAAAACTGCATCGGGAATGCAAGAATCCTGAAGGAAGGGATAGAAAAAACGGGACGATTCGAAGTCGTCTCCAAAGACGTGGGCGTTCCCCTCGTGGCTTTTGCTCTAAAAGACAGCACTAAATACACGGTGTTTCAAATATCCGATGCCTTGAGGAAGTTCGGGTGGATCGTCCCTGCATACACGATGCCTGCAGATGCCGAACACATCGCAGTCCTGCGCGTGGTTGTTAGGGAAGACTTCAGTTGTAGCTTGGCCGAGAGGCTTATCTCGCACATTCAAGAGGTGTTGAAGGAACTCGACTCGCTTCCGAGTCGAATCGTGAAAGATTCTCACGTTGTCACCGTCGCGAAAGAAGTGGTAGGGGAGAACAAAGATGCGGAGGCAGCTAAAATGGGTGATAGAAAGATTCAAGAAAAGGTTACTAAGCAATGGAGGCATTTTGTGAAAACTAAGAAGACGGGTGTGTGTTAA